The sequence GAACGGGTGGCTGCATTGAGCAACCTGCTTCCATTCCAAAAGCAGGATTTCATTGAGATATTTGAAGCAATGGAAGGCTTGCCGGTTACAATTCGGCTGCTGGATCCACCACTTCATGAATTCCTTCCACAGGAAAAGGAAGAAATAGAAAAAGTAGCCAGTGAACTTGGCGTTACTTTTGAAGTTCTTCAGCAAAAAGTAAACCAGTTGAAAGAATTCAATCCGATGCTTGGCCACCGTGGGTGCAGACTCGGAATTACCTATCCTGAAATCACTGAAATGCAGACTCGGGCTATCATCGAAGCTGCTTTAGAATTGCTGAAGGAAGGTAAAACCGTTCTCCCCGAAATAATGATTCCACTAGTGGGAAGTGTGGAAGAATTTGTACACCAACGGGAGGTTGTAGATCGCACAGCCAGGGCTCTCATCAAGGAATCCGGTGAAAAGCTGGAATACAAGGTGGGAACAATGATTGAGATTCCACGAGCCGCTATATTGGCGGATCAAATTGCTGAAAAAGCCGATTTCTTCTCATTTGGAACCAACGATTTAACACAGCTTACTTACGGGTTTAGCCGGGATGATGCCGTTAAGTTCTTGCCAGCCTATATCGAGAAAGGTGTGCTAAAGCAGGATCCATTCCAGGTACTCGATGAAGAAGGAGTAGGGCAATTTGTGCAAGCAGGAACAAGGCTTGGTCGAATGGTCAACCCAACCCTGAAAGTGGGTATCTGTGGAGAGCATGGTGGCGATCCGTCCAGTATCAGTTTTGCATATGATACCGGACTGGATTACGTGTCTTGTTCACCTTTCCGGGTTCCGGTGGCACACTTGGCTTCTGCACAGGCTGTGCTAAGAAGAAACCGGGAAGAAAGTCCCGATGAAGATGAAAAGTTAAATTCACTGTTAGCTTAATCTGAATAATCACAATAATCCGGTCATAGATCATTGGTTCTCAATGCTTACTTTTGGTTCAGTAAAAGTAATTGAAAAGAAGTAAGTACTTAGGTAGATATAGCGTCTCTACCAAAAAGGAGATAAAGATTTATGGCTGGATATGATTTTGATATGATTGTGATTGGTGGGGGAGCTGCTGGTCTTACATCCTCGGGAATAGCAGCAAACTTCGGTGCAAAAACAATGATGATCGAAGCCGATCGGCTTGGCGGAGATTGTACATGGACCGGGTGTATTCCATCGAAAACATTACTCAAAGCAGCTAAGGTTGCCCGCCAAATCAAAGAAGCCGGTAAATATGGACTCATTGACGGGGAGCCAAATATCGACTTCAAAAAAGTGATGCAGCACGTTGATGAGGTTCGCAAAGAAGTTTATCACGATGCAGATCGTCCTGAGATTTTTGAAGACCAGAAAATTGAGGTGGTTTTTGGAAAAGCTTCTTTCAAAGATTCGCACACGATTGATATTCAGCTAACTGATGGCGGCAGTCGAACGGTTTCTTCCAAATATTTCATCATTGCTACCGGGGCAAAAGCTTTCGTCCCTCCAATAGATGGAATTCAGGACGTGGATTATTTAACAAATGAAAGTCTGTTTGAAATTGAAGAACTGCCAAAAGAATTATTGATAATTGGCGGTGGACCGATTGGCACCGAAATGTCTCAGGCTTTTGTGAATTTGGGGTCTGAAGTTACCGTAATAGACATGGCCGATCGAATTATGACGAATGATGATCCGGATCTGGTCGAAATCCTGCAAGGAGAGTTGGAAAAACAGGGAGTGAAATATGAGTTGGGAGCTTCTGTACAAAGAGTTGAACAGGAAGGCGATCGATTCAAAGTGTATGTGGAAGTACATGGAGAGCAAAAAGTACTGGAAGGTGATGCGTTACTCATGGCAACGGGTCGGAAATCCAATACAGCGTCACTAAATTTAGATGCGGCAGGTGTTGAATCCGAAATGGGCAATATTACGGTAAATGAGAGCTGTCGAACCAATCAAAAGCATATCTATGCAGCAGGTGATGTGACAGGGCGATACCAATTCACCCATATGAGCGAGCACATGGCGAAGATTGCAGCTACCAAAGCCTTGCTGAAGGTTGTCCCCATGAAGATTGAAAAAGATAATGTGCCTTGGGTTACTTTTACCGATCCCGAGTTGGCCCATGTTGGAAAAACAGAGAAGAAGTTGAAAGAAGAAGGAGTGAAATACGAGGTTTATCGATTTCCTTATTCCAAAATTGATCGCGCTGTTTCAGAAGGAGAATCGGTGGGTATGGTGAAACTCTTTGCCAAGAAGTTATCCGGCAAGTTATTGGGAGCTTCGGTTGTGGGCGCTCATGCGGGGGAGTTCATCTCTGAATATGCTGTAGCCATGAGGAATGGAGTCTCACTCCGCGGCATTGCTGATACCATTCATCCATATCCAAGCTGGGGATTAGGCGCTCGTCGTGCTGCTGATCAATGGTACATCAAGAACCAAAGCGAATGGTCGGTTAAGCTTATTAAAACAATTTTTGGATATCGAGGTGAAATTCCTGACTACAGTGATAAGGATCGGGTTGTTTAGTTTCGTTATTAGTGAGGGCGTTAATCGTTGATTCGTTCCGACGCAGAGCGTCGGAACGAGTGCGGTGATGGGCTTTTGATTACCCTAAACTAATTCAGTTACTATCCTCGCCCAGCGTAAGGCAAGAGGTGGATTTTTATAAAGTCTGCTTAAAAAATGGCATTGCATTGTGTTATCAACAACCCTCGCTCCGATCGCTCTGCGTCGGAGCGGAATGCTTACTTGGGCGGCCCCGCCTGAATATCTTCCAGCTTGCTCATTGCGCGGTCTTTGAGGTTATTGAATTGATCTTCAGGGATGGAACCTGCAGTATATTGATGGTAAAGCCAAACGATGTAGGTAGCCATCACGTCTTCGTAGCAATAGTGCTCGATCAGGTCTAACTCGCCCCGTTCAAACATGGCGAGAACTTCATTTCCTTCTCCGGTTTGTTTGAAGGGGATCCCAATCAGCTGACCCAAATGTTTGAGCTTTGGCCATGAACTTGCTCCGTAGTTACTGAACTCATCTACCAGATCGATATTATGGCGGCTGTATCGGTAACGGATATCATAATCATGCATACGGACGGGCATCTGAAGTCCGTGCTTCATAGCGCGATAGGTGAGAACGGGGATATCAAAACCTTTGCCGTTGTGGTGGATCAGACCAAAATCTTTATACGTACCGATGGCATCGAAAATCTGCTTAAGTCCCTCTTTTTCATCTTCACCGCTCCATGCCAGCTTTTGTTTGGGTCCGCCGGTATTCTCGATCCAAAGTCCCACCCAGGAAACCATGCGGTGATACATGGGAGGCAGGAAGCCCGACTTATTTCTTGCTAATTCCTCGCTGGCTTTTTCCAGCAATAACTCTTGATCTGATTCATGATCGTTTAGTACCCGTCGCACAAAATCGAAATCCGGGACGGTCTCTACATCAAAAATGAAAAACATGGTGGTAGGTGTAAGGTTTTAGGTGTTAGCTTCAGGGTGTTAGATTTTAGGTAGGTCTAAACTAAAACCTTGCCCCTAAAACCTAACACCTTTTTAAAGTTCCCCGACCAGCGATTGCTGGAAACGTTCTTCAATATCGGTTTTGGAATCGTAATGTGCTAATAAAAACATGAGTTTGGTCACAGCGGCTTCCAAGGTAAGATCATTCCCACTGATGGCTCCGTGTTTTAGAGCGGCACGACCTGCGGAGTATTGGCTGAGATCGACCGAGTCGTAATCGGCTTGAGAAACAATAGCTACAACTACATCATGTTCTTTACATCTATCCAGAAAAGGGAGCAGGCTCTTTTCACCCTTCACACAAAAATTCCCGCTACCGAAAGCACGAAGAACGACCGCTCTGATTTTACTTAAGTCTAATCCATTCAACAGTTCGGGGTTCATATTTGGATGGGCAGTCAGTACGAAAACTTCATCAGAATACTTAGCCTGATTCTCAAATTCACCTTCACCAAAAGAATGCTGAACCAGCGCTTCAATTTGAATTCCAATATCCGCAAGAGGAGAACAGTTGGGAGAGCCGAAAGCATCAAAATCACCAATGCTGAGTTTGGTAGATCTGTTTCCGCGATACAGGGCATCATTGAAGCAAATGCCAACTTCCTTAAAATCCATGGTGGCCAGTTCAATGGCGTTGACAAGATTTCGGCGGGCATCACTTCGAATAGTGCTCATAGGTAACTGACTTCCGGTGAAAATCACAGGCTTGCCCAGATTCTTCAGTCCAAAACTCAGAGCAGAAGCTGAATACGCCATCGTGTCGGTTCCGTGCAAAATCACAAAGCCATTGTAAGTGGAGTAGTTCTCTTCAATACAAGCAGCCAGTTCTATCCAGTGGGAAGCATTCAAATCCGAGCTATCCTCAAAGAAAAGAGGGAGTGTGGTGATCTCAGCAATCTCGTTCAGTTCGGGGATTTCATCGTAAAGCACTTTAGACCATTTCTCGGGATTGAGCTCCACACCTTCACCTTTTGCATTCATGGCAATGGTTCCACCGGTCTGTATCAGTAAATTTTTTTTCATGTTGCTTATTACGAGACTCCGTTTATTTTTGATCTTCACATTCTATTCAAAAAGAATGAGTACTGTTCATTGATTTGATCGCGCAAATAATAAGGCGCTTTTTTTGACAAGTTAAAACCTGTTACCAAGAAAACACACTGCTAAATGGCAGAGATGGTACTGTCAGTTGGAGTCAAATGGAGGTCACCTATGAAAGTATATAATCCTACCCGAATTCGTAATGTTGTTCTGTTGGGGCATTCAGGCTCCGGAAAAACAACGTTAGCCGAAACGATGCTTTTCGAAGCCGGAGCAATTAACCGAAGAGGTTCAGTCGGAGAGAAGAATACCGTCTCTGACTATCATTCGCTGGAGAAGGAAAAAGAGAAATCAATTCACTCTTCCTTTTTAAACCTGGACTGGCGCGGCCATAAAATTAATCTGATCGATACTCCTGGAACTTCCGATTACATAGGAGAAGTAGCTGGCCCATTACGTATAGCAGACACTGCAATTTTTGTACTAAATGCCGAGCAGGGAGTTGAAACAGCCACGGATTCACTTTGGAAAAATGTACAAAAGTATAACGTACCCTCCATGTTTGTGGTGAATAAGCTCGATACTGATCAATCTGATTTCTGGAAAACGGTTGAGGAAGCCAAAGAGCATTTTGGGCGCCAAGTTACGGTCGTTCAGTTCCCATTTAGTGAGGGACCGGATTTTCATGCCATTATTGACGTGCTAAGAATGACGATGTATGAGTTTCCGAAAGAAGGAGGGAAACCGGATAAATTGCCGATTCCTGATTCTCAGAAAGCTAGAGCCCAGCAGCTTCATCAAGAGTTGGTAGAAACCATTGCCGAGAACGATGAGACTTTAATGGACATCTATTTTGAGCAAGGCGAACTTGATGAAGAGCAGATGCAGCAAGGACTTCATATCTCGTTAGTAAACGGACAGATTTTCCCACTGTTTGTGAGCTGTGCTTCCAAAAACATGGGAACGGGTCGTGTTATGGGATTTCTGGATGATGTGGCACCCAACCCATTGCAAGGAAACCCTCCTAAAACCGAAGATGGTGAAGTGTTTGAATTGAATCCTGACGGAAAACCGGTCATGTTTCTATTTAAGACACATTCCGAATCGCATGTGGGAGATTTGATCTATTTCAAAACCTATGGCGGTGTTATTCGCCCGGGAATGGATTTGGTGAACAGCAGTAATTCGTCTTCAGTAAGGCTTGGCAGTTTGTTTTTAACGGAAGGCCACAAAAGGATTGAAATCAATGAAATTCAAACCGGAGATATTGGAGCCGTTGTAAAACTGAAGGATGGAGAAGTAAATGATACCCTTCATGAAAAAGGTCATGAAGTAAAACTTCAGGGTATTGAATTCCCACCAACAACTATCAGAACCGCTGTAAAATTGGTAAAAGAAGGTGATGAAGATAAACTGGGACATGCACTACATCAGATTCACCGGGAAGATCCTTCGGTGCTAATTGAACATAGTCAGGAATTAAGGCAGGTGATTATTCACGGACAAGGTGAAGAACATTTAGCTGTGATCGAAGATCAGCTTAGAAATCGTTTTAAGCTGGATATTGAATTTATCACCCCAAAAATCCCATATCGGGAGACGATCACTAAAGGAGTTAAAGCACAGTATAAGCACAAAAAGCAATCTGGAGGAGCCGGACAGTTTGCAGAGGTTGAACTCCTTATTGAGCCATATACCGAGGGGATGTCAACACCGGATGACCTCAAAGTTCGGGATGTTCAAGAGCATGATTTAAGCTGGGGCGGCAAGCTGGTTTTTCAAAACTGCATTGTTGGTGGAGTCATTGATAACCGATTTATGCCCGCAATCTTAAAAGGAGTGATGGAGAAAATGGAGAATGGCCCCATGAGCGGTTGCCGAGCCCGTGATATTCGGGTGTCTGTTTTTGATGGTTCCATGCATTCCGTTGATTCAAACGAAGCTGCTTTCAAAACGGCTGGCTTAATGGCTTTTCGGGATGGATTTATGCGAGCCAATCCCCAGCTGATGGAGCCGGTGTATGAAATTGAAGTATCAGTTCCTTCTGATTTTATGGGAGATGTTATGAGTGACCTCAGCACACGCCGTGGACAAATTCAGGGCATGGCTGGCGAAGGTTCAATTCAGAAAATAAAGGCTCATGTTCCTCTGGAGGAATTGGATCATTATTCAACTAAGCTTAAATCTATGACTCAGGGCAGTGCGACTTATACCCGAGAGTTTTCGCATTATGCGCAGGTACCGAGGGACGTGCAGGATCGGGTTATTAAGAATAATTTGCAGGTAGAGGAGGCGTAGGGAATAGCGAATACTGAATATTGAACAAGGAACATTGAATGCTGAAGTTTTATTCAGTTTCAGCAAGGGTGTTTAGGTAGTCGAGGAATCGTCTTGGAAGTTCGAAGGGGCGTTCTTTAGGAACGGGCGGGAAGCGGGGAGTTACTTCTTCTGTTGGGCGTTCCGGCCTGAGTTCAGGATTCCATGCAAAGCCATCTAATTCACGATCAGCAAGTCCTGCAAATTCTTCGAAGAAATAGCCGTCGTTTTTACCGGCTGTAACCCGGGTTAGATCACCATTCTTGAAATACATGGTAGTGGTTGGTGAGGAATACTCCACTGCTCCATCAGGATTTCCTTGTTCATTTTTTGTGTGATACAAAACCTGACTATTGGGATAGATTTTAATGCGGGATAAATTTCCGTCTGTAAAATCGGCTATTAAAGTATCACCCTTAATTTGATGAAGCCTGCCGGTGCTGCTGTCTTCCTGAACAGCAATGGTTTTATAATATGAACGGAGTTGCTGTACTTCGTTGCTGTCCATTTCAACAGAAATATAGGGTCCGGTAAGCTGAATATTTTCGTGCCAGGCAATAGGGTTTGAAATAAGTTCAAAGATCTCTGTGGAAGAATCGTAAAGCAGGGTGTCAGAATTGGATGAAAACTTAGGAGACCAAACCTTTACGTTCTTGAAACCTCGAATTAGTGAGGTAGAATCCTGTTCTAAAAGCAACAGCTGAGTTGCGTTGATATGGGTTGTATCAGACGTGTCAGCACTGACTCGACTGAGGTATGCATTCCCATCTACGAAGCGCCTTCCTGTGGAGTCTGCCTCCAGATAATCCCCGGTGAGTGTACCGTTATTGGTGCTATCCACAACAAAAATGTTATCGTACAGCTGCAGATATTCCGTCCTTCGATTAATGAAAAGGCTATCTCCCTCGGCATATTGAGCAGAATCAGAAAGCTGCACGTTGCCTTTGAAAATAGCGCTGTCTTGGTTTTGGAAGTAGGTTCCACGCTGAGCAATCAAGGTTCCGTTTTGATCTTCCAAACGAATGCCGTTTTCAAAATAAGCGACTTTAGTAAAGAAGTTGTAGTCTACTTTTTTACCAAAAAGGGTAGTGCTGTCTTGTTGAATTATTACCCGCCCTCTAAGTAAACTGAGATCCCGGTTGTTGTAATAATAAAGGGTATCACTCCAGATAGTTTCCTGAGGCGTTTCAATTTGAATGTTCCCAAAAGCCCGAATTTCACTGCGGTTGATAAATCGCCAGGCACTGTCGCAAACCATTTCAATATTTCCCGTTGTGAGGCGAGCGTTATACAGCTTTTGAATCTGCTCGCCATCAACGGTGGCGCCAATAGCGCGGCTGAATGATTCAATATTTACCACACTTTGAGCCATCAAACCGGTAGATAAAACCAGCACGAAAAAAAGCCCGGTTAATAACTTAGATAATACTTTTAGGTGAAGTGATATGGTCATGCCATGAATATACAACTGCAATCTTTTAGAATTAAGCTTATTCAATGACTGCCCTTCCGCCGCCTTCATTCAGCGTGTAGTTGTTAAGGTCTGAGTCTCCAAAAAAGCCTTGGGCAGCAATACTGTCGGGCGGAGAAATGAATATGACAAACTCAGGAGTGCTTACCCGATCTCGCTGGCGCTCCCACTTCAGGTAATCAGATTGAAGTTTCTTGCCACCCGGAGCGTCAACTCGAACATTACCGAAAAGCTCAAATTCAGAATCCTGAGGTTTATGGACGGCGCTGTCTGCGTTTACAAAAGTATCGGGTTTTCCCTCTTCGTCAAAAATCTCGATATAAACGGGGCCGCTTATCTTGGTTAAATTTCGAGATTCGTCTTTAATTGAGGCAGCATAACTCCCGGAAAGTTTGAGTTTTAGCTTTCCGTTTTCAAGCACTTCCATATCAATTCCCCAGCTTTCAGTAGTTGTGAAAAGAGAATCGCTTAGTGCTTCCTGTACCTGTTTGTTCTCAAACTCAGTAAGTTCTCCACAGCTTGTCGTCAGAGGGAGCAAAAATATGGGCAGTAAGAAAAGGTGGATGTTTTTCATGATTAGATCATAGCGAAATGGCTTTCAGCTGTCAGTAATCAGCCATCAGGTGTCTCTTACTAACAGCTGAAGTCTGAAAGCTAACGGCTTAAATTATAACGTACCGAAATATCGGTCACCAGCATCACCTAAACCAGGCACAATGAAAGCATTCTCATTTAATTTCTCATCAATTGATGCGGTGATAATCGGGACATCGGGGTGATCTTTCTGGAGCCGTTCAATTCCTTCAGGAGCAGAGATAAGGGAAACGAATTTAATATTATCTGCTCCATTTTCTTTTAGGAATTTGATAGCATGAGAACCACTGCCTCCGGTAGCTAACATCGGGTCTACAACTAATGTGTAGGCTCCCTTCAAGCCGCCGGGAAAGTTATGATAGTAGTTGACGGGTTCATGAGTTTGTTCATCACGATAAACACCAATATGCCCAACTTTTGCATCCGGCATAAAACTGATGATCCCATCAACTAAACTAAGCCCAGCTCTCAAAATGGGAATTACAAAAACTTCAGATGATGGTTCATAACCTGTTGTGGTCTGAATGGGCGTTTCTACATCATAAGTTTTCATAGGCAAATCAGTAAGTGCCTGATAAGCCAAAATAGTACCGATGGTGCTCATGGCCCTGCGAAAAGGCGCGGTCTCAGTTTTTTTATTCCGGAGAATACTGAGATAGCGCTTAACGACAGGATGGTCTATTTCTGTGACGTTTTCCATAGGTGAATTATGATTCTTTCGCTTCAAATTCTTCCATTTTAGTGAAATACTTTTTGCTGGCTACAGCTACAGAACCTGAAAGGGCAAACAAGGCAATGATATTCGGGAAGGTCATCAAACCAAGCGCGATATCACCGATAGCCCAAACGGTTGCAAGTGGGAAGATGGCCCCAATAAAATGCATCACCAGGTATACTATTTTGTAGTATATGATCGACTTATCGCCGGCCAGATACTGAATGGAACGGTCTCCATAGTAACTCCAACTAATAGCGGTTGAGATACCAAACAGGAGCACACAAATAGTAACAATCATTTGGCCGCCGGGGAATAGAGAAGAGAGTCCTTTCTCGAAAGCGAGCGAAGTAAGAGGAGCCCCATTCTCAGCGATACTGGTATATAAAACTTCTACTTCATTTCCACTGGCAGAAATAATCACCGCTGATCCACTGGAAACATCAATGGATCCTGTGAATGGAGTAGTGCGTTCTTCATCAGCATAAAACATTCCGGTTGGAGCATCATTTCGTTCTACATAACCATCGGTGGCTTCACCGTTCACAATAGAAAGCATGGTGTCGCCGTCCTCGTCAAATACATAGGTATTTTCTACGGTAACCGGATCAAACTGTACATCGTGGCGCTCTTGCCATACGTTTGTACTAACAATCACCAAACCGGTCATTGTACAAATCAGGATGGTATCAATGAATGGTTCTAACAGAGCAACCACACCTTCACGAACCGGTTCTTCTGTTTTCGCAGCACCGTGAGCGATAGGGGCAGAACCCTGACCAGCTTCATTCGAAAATAAACCTCGTTTAATTCCCCAAACCAATGTGGTTAAAAATCCACCGGAAACAATTCCGAAAAGTCCGGCTTCAGGAGTAAAAGCAGTAACAAAAATAGTTTTAAAAGCAGGAATTACGTCACTGGCATTTAATAGTAAAATGGTGAGTGCACCTAACACATAAATCAGAGCCATGATGGGCATCAGTCGTGCAGTTACCTGGCCAATACGCTTAATCCCACCTACAATAACAATACCAACTACGGAAGCAGTGAAGATCCCTGTAATCCAGGCAGGTACTAAAAATGTTGAGTACATGGTGTCAGCAACGGTATTGGCTTGTACGGCATTACCGGTAAGAAATGAACAGATTACCGCCATCGCTGCAAAAAAGATTGCAAGCCACTTCCAGTTTTCACCTAAGCCTTTTTCGATATAATACATCGGTCCACCAGATACAGAACCGTCGGCATTTTGCACACGGTGTTTTACAGCCAGTGTACACTCAGCGTATTTGATTGCCATTCCAAAGAAAGCAGTAACCCACATCCAGAAAAGGGCTCCGGGACCTCCATAATGGATGGCTATAGCAACACCGGCAATATTACCAATACCTACGGTTGCAGAGAGAGCTGTAGTTAAGGCCTGAAAGTGGTTGACATCACCGGTATCATCGGGATTATCGTAAACTCCCATAACAGATTTTATACCGTGAGCAAATCGTCGAATCTGTACAAACCCGAGTCGGAGCGTAATGAAGATTCCAAATCCCAAAAGCACAACAACCATGAAGGGAAACTTTTCGGGGGTTGACCAAACGAGGTTGTTCAACCAGTTTACAGCTTGTTCAAATACTTCCATGAATAAATTATTAATAGGTTAAGAAATTTTAAGAGGCAGGCAGAAAGTAAAAAACATTTCGGAATATTAAAGGAATACCTTGTTAAATAGATAAATCCTTGTGTGATTATACTTCAGAGTTCCAAGTAATTGAGCAATGAATGAAGTTTTGACAAGATGGATTTCAAGTGAAGCAATAAGGTTCTTCACGTTTGGCATTTAGAATAAGTAATTTACTTTACGATTAGCTTCCCCTTGATTACAGAAGTTGTTTTCAATAAAAAATGAAAACTTTTGAAAAAATTATATGAATTTCTAAAAATCCGTGCTTGGGAGTGAACGATTTTTAAGTAGCTTTGTTTTCATTGTAGTATTTCGAAAACCGTATATTAATTAATAATCAATCTTTTAAATCATGACTAAAGCAGACATAGTAGATGTAATTTCTTCATCTGTAGGTTTGACCAAAGTAGAAACTGAAGCCGTAGTTAATGGTTTCATGGAAACCGTTATTGATGCGATGAAGCGGGGAGAAAATATTGAACTTCGTGGCTTTGGAAGTTTTAAGGTTGTTAAACGTGCGCAGCGTGTGGCAAGAAACCCTAAAACAAATGAAGAAGTTATTGTCCCTGAACAATTCGCTCCGGTTTTAAAAATGTCTAAAGATTTTAAAGAAGCTGTGAACGAAGCACAGATGGTTGAAAAATGAATTTAGAAAACCGATAAATCTTCTTATTTTAGCTGTGTTCGAACAACAGTAATTCTATTAATAAATTTTAGGTGAGTATTTATGCCAAGCGGTAAGAAAAGAAAGCGCGCAAAAATAGCAAAGCATAAGCGTAAAAAACGTCTGAGAAAAAACAGACACAAGAAGAAAAAGTAAGATATTCAAAAGCCCCGCACTTCAACTTAAGTGCGGGGCTTTTTTTATTTGTAGAATTTGACGCTGCCCCTCAATAGTTAAATTCTTCTAATGTTTTTACCAAAAGGCGATTCTTAATCAGAATTGCCTTTTTTTAGTTTGGTTATAAAATGACAACAGTATGTTAACAAAGATTGATCGTGCTGATTATCATATTAAAGGACTGACTATTCAAGGTTAAAACCTGAATCAATTTACAAGGTATCATTTATGAAAAAATTTACGACACTGCTTTTCTCACTATTAATGGTTTTCGGATTTTTAGGTAATGTGATGGGGCAGACAACACTTTTATCAGACGATTTTGAAGCGGGTAATTTGAATTCTTGGACAGATGATTCTACAGATCATTGGTCCGCATCTACTACGAGCCCTATTAGTGGAACATATTCGTTGCAGCATGATAACACATTGTCTTCTGGTGACAGTGAATCATTTTTATATCAGGCTGTTTCGGGCACCCATTTAAGTGACAGTATTACTACTTGGAGGTTTAATATGAAAAACGGCTCGTTTGATCCATCTGGTCCAAATAATTTTGG comes from Balneola sp. and encodes:
- a CDS encoding mercuric reductase, translated to MAGYDFDMIVIGGGAAGLTSSGIAANFGAKTMMIEADRLGGDCTWTGCIPSKTLLKAAKVARQIKEAGKYGLIDGEPNIDFKKVMQHVDEVRKEVYHDADRPEIFEDQKIEVVFGKASFKDSHTIDIQLTDGGSRTVSSKYFIIATGAKAFVPPIDGIQDVDYLTNESLFEIEELPKELLIIGGGPIGTEMSQAFVNLGSEVTVIDMADRIMTNDDPDLVEILQGELEKQGVKYELGASVQRVEQEGDRFKVYVEVHGEQKVLEGDALLMATGRKSNTASLNLDAAGVESEMGNITVNESCRTNQKHIYAAGDVTGRYQFTHMSEHMAKIAATKALLKVVPMKIEKDNVPWVTFTDPELAHVGKTEKKLKEEGVKYEVYRFPYSKIDRAVSEGESVGMVKLFAKKLSGKLLGASVVGAHAGEFISEYAVAMRNGVSLRGIADTIHPYPSWGLGARRAADQWYIKNQSEWSVKLIKTIFGYRGEIPDYSDKDRVV
- a CDS encoding L-asparaginase 1 — its product is MKKNLLIQTGGTIAMNAKGEGVELNPEKWSKVLYDEIPELNEIAEITTLPLFFEDSSDLNASHWIELAACIEENYSTYNGFVILHGTDTMAYSASALSFGLKNLGKPVIFTGSQLPMSTIRSDARRNLVNAIELATMDFKEVGICFNDALYRGNRSTKLSIGDFDAFGSPNCSPLADIGIQIEALVQHSFGEGEFENQAKYSDEVFVLTAHPNMNPELLNGLDLSKIRAVVLRAFGSGNFCVKGEKSLLPFLDRCKEHDVVVAIVSQADYDSVDLSQYSAGRAALKHGAISGNDLTLEAAVTKLMFLLAHYDSKTDIEERFQQSLVGEL
- a CDS encoding elongation factor G, producing the protein MKVYNPTRIRNVVLLGHSGSGKTTLAETMLFEAGAINRRGSVGEKNTVSDYHSLEKEKEKSIHSSFLNLDWRGHKINLIDTPGTSDYIGEVAGPLRIADTAIFVLNAEQGVETATDSLWKNVQKYNVPSMFVVNKLDTDQSDFWKTVEEAKEHFGRQVTVVQFPFSEGPDFHAIIDVLRMTMYEFPKEGGKPDKLPIPDSQKARAQQLHQELVETIAENDETLMDIYFEQGELDEEQMQQGLHISLVNGQIFPLFVSCASKNMGTGRVMGFLDDVAPNPLQGNPPKTEDGEVFELNPDGKPVMFLFKTHSESHVGDLIYFKTYGGVIRPGMDLVNSSNSSSVRLGSLFLTEGHKRIEINEIQTGDIGAVVKLKDGEVNDTLHEKGHEVKLQGIEFPPTTIRTAVKLVKEGDEDKLGHALHQIHREDPSVLIEHSQELRQVIIHGQGEEHLAVIEDQLRNRFKLDIEFITPKIPYRETITKGVKAQYKHKKQSGGAGQFAEVELLIEPYTEGMSTPDDLKVRDVQEHDLSWGGKLVFQNCIVGGVIDNRFMPAILKGVMEKMENGPMSGCRARDIRVSVFDGSMHSVDSNEAAFKTAGLMAFRDGFMRANPQLMEPVYEIEVSVPSDFMGDVMSDLSTRRGQIQGMAGEGSIQKIKAHVPLEELDHYSTKLKSMTQGSATYTREFSHYAQVPRDVQDRVIKNNLQVEEA
- the lptC gene encoding LPS export ABC transporter periplasmic protein LptC → MKNIHLFLLPIFLLPLTTSCGELTEFENKQVQEALSDSLFTTTESWGIDMEVLENGKLKLKLSGSYAASIKDESRNLTKISGPVYIEIFDEEGKPDTFVNADSAVHKPQDSEFELFGNVRVDAPGGKKLQSDYLKWERQRDRVSTPEFVIFISPPDSIAAQGFFGDSDLNNYTLNEGGGRAVIE
- a CDS encoding uracil phosphoribosyltransferase; translation: MENVTEIDHPVVKRYLSILRNKKTETAPFRRAMSTIGTILAYQALTDLPMKTYDVETPIQTTTGYEPSSEVFVIPILRAGLSLVDGIISFMPDAKVGHIGVYRDEQTHEPVNYYHNFPGGLKGAYTLVVDPMLATGGSGSHAIKFLKENGADNIKFVSLISAPEGIERLQKDHPDVPIITASIDEKLNENAFIVPGLGDAGDRYFGTL
- a CDS encoding sodium:alanine symporter family protein, yielding MVVVLLGFGIFITLRLGFVQIRRFAHGIKSVMGVYDNPDDTGDVNHFQALTTALSATVGIGNIAGVAIAIHYGGPGALFWMWVTAFFGMAIKYAECTLAVKHRVQNADGSVSGGPMYYIEKGLGENWKWLAIFFAAMAVICSFLTGNAVQANTVADTMYSTFLVPAWITGIFTASVVGIVIVGGIKRIGQVTARLMPIMALIYVLGALTILLLNASDVIPAFKTIFVTAFTPEAGLFGIVSGGFLTTLVWGIKRGLFSNEAGQGSAPIAHGAAKTEEPVREGVVALLEPFIDTILICTMTGLVIVSTNVWQERHDVQFDPVTVENTYVFDEDGDTMLSIVNGEATDGYVERNDAPTGMFYADEERTTPFTGSIDVSSGSAVIISASGNEVEVLYTSIAENGAPLTSLAFEKGLSSLFPGGQMIVTICVLLFGISTAISWSYYGDRSIQYLAGDKSIIYYKIVYLVMHFIGAIFPLATVWAIGDIALGLMTFPNIIALFALSGSVAVASKKYFTKMEEFEAKES
- a CDS encoding integration host factor subunit beta is translated as MTKADIVDVISSSVGLTKVETEAVVNGFMETVIDAMKRGENIELRGFGSFKVVKRAQRVARNPKTNEEVIVPEQFAPVLKMSKDFKEAVNEAQMVEK